Genomic DNA from Schistocerca serialis cubense isolate TAMUIC-IGC-003099 chromosome 5, iqSchSeri2.2, whole genome shotgun sequence:
GGGCAGTCATCcggaatttcgaaaaaaaatttGTTATCAATACAGACCAGACAGGTTGCCAGTACCAGTCCACAAACAACAGAACTCTCGTCGAAAGAAATTCAAAGATCATATTTGTCAGAAAGCGCAATATGAATAAGGTGACGCACTCGTACACGGCACAATATATGATAACATTGTGTGGCGAATTATTGCCACACGTGTTTCTTTGTTTGCGAGAAGCCACGGGGCACTTTGGACCAAAGGTTCAGAACACCATTGACAAATTAATGAAAGATCTTCTGAATGTCGTCGTAATGAGTTCGAAATCCGGGAAACTTACCATGCAATTATATTGTTCATTTGTATCTAGCGTCATGCTTCCCTAtgtgaagaaagaaaaattcttATTAATAATAGATTATTGGGGGGATCAGACTAATCCTGGTTTGTACGACGAAATTTTCACCGATGACGAAGGACTTGGAACACGTA
This window encodes:
- the LOC126481183 gene encoding uncharacterized protein LOC126481183 isoform X2, giving the protein MRKFQLQTRAVIRNFEKKFVINTDQTGCQYQSTNNRTLVERNSKIIFVRKRNMNKVTHSYTAQYMITLCGELLPHVFLCLREATGHFGPKVQNTIDKLMKDLLNVVVMSSKSGKLTMQLYCSFVSSVMLPYVKKEKFLLIIDYWGDQTNPGLYDEIFTDDEGLGTRMVKVVPPKCTPIYQPCDVYFYRQVKHFIEHLQNCSYLIEREIATCEEAIKIHSILHEQLSVPIFKEMLCYAWFASKLSDEREVFKNFTEVCFPMENLKRPCVCGAFIQCSWCCLTLFSMFLRKIPS